In a genomic window of Bacteroidota bacterium:
- a CDS encoding DedA family protein, producing the protein MLELLNEVVEWMRALPPVGVYAVVFVVAYLENLVPPIWGDSVVVFGGYLVGLGSVGFVPTVVVSTLGGALGFMTMYGLGWRFDERVWEEGRLAWIPRGPVERVQKWMRRWGYGLVLANRFVSGARSVVPLVVGSARMPVGPTAACATVSAFVWCLLLVWGGYVLGDQWERVGDYLQAYGQVISGLVVALGVAWGGRWLWRRREGRRRRGKPERGQESAKDQP; encoded by the coding sequence AACTGCTCAACGAGGTCGTCGAATGGATGCGGGCGTTGCCGCCAGTAGGCGTGTATGCCGTCGTCTTCGTCGTGGCCTACCTCGAAAACCTCGTCCCGCCGATCTGGGGCGACTCAGTGGTCGTGTTCGGCGGCTACCTTGTCGGCCTCGGCAGCGTGGGCTTCGTACCGACGGTCGTGGTGTCAACCCTCGGTGGGGCGCTCGGGTTTATGACGATGTATGGCCTTGGCTGGCGCTTCGACGAGCGGGTGTGGGAGGAGGGGCGCCTCGCCTGGATCCCGCGCGGTCCGGTCGAGCGGGTGCAGAAGTGGATGCGGCGATGGGGCTATGGGCTGGTGCTGGCAAACCGCTTCGTGAGCGGAGCACGGAGCGTGGTGCCGCTCGTCGTTGGCAGCGCCCGGATGCCCGTCGGCCCGACGGCGGCGTGCGCCACGGTGAGCGCCTTCGTCTGGTGTCTGTTGCTTGTGTGGGGTGGCTACGTCCTCGGCGACCAGTGGGAGCGGGTCGGCGACTACCTCCAGGCGTACGGCCAGGTGATATCCGGCCTCGTCGTCGCGCTTGGCGTGGCGTGGGGTGGGCGCTGGCTCTGGCGTCGGCGCGAGGGGCGTCGGCGCAGGGGGAAACCAGAGCGGGGTCAAGAATCGGCAAAGGACCAGCCCTAG